A genomic window from Nicotiana sylvestris chromosome 11, ASM39365v2, whole genome shotgun sequence includes:
- the LOC104238128 gene encoding ETHYLENE INSENSITIVE 3-like 3 protein produces MAVIDEIGVDVSSDIEVDDIRCDNIAEKDVSDEEIEPEELERRMWKDRIKLKRLKERQKLAALKAAEKQNNKQVTDQARRKKMSRAQDGILKYMLKLMEVCNARGFVYGIIPDKGKPVSGASDNIRAWWKEKVKFDKNGPAAIAKYEAECRAKGEGVGSQNGNAGSVLQDLQDATLGSLLSSLMQHCDPPQRKYPLEKGVSPPWWPTGNEEWWSKTGLPKGQNPPYKKPHDLKKMWKVGVLTAVIKHMSPDIAKIRRLVRQSKCLQDKMTAKESSIWLAVLSREESILQQPGSENGSSSIEPPARSRSEKKKPSFSSDSVYDVDGVDDGIGCVSSKDERRNQPLDVHPLNSIPQSHQSKEQGDGRHRRRKRARSNPTEQQILPSLRHGDDDSNSLPDTNSSGSVRENDKSGAQKPVENNIVTQSELPLLDSNLSLVPSANVVFTEDAYIGTGPSLYPMSQNSAVVPYEAGAHLGSQDSAVQHQFHDTQFHGHHKIPGINDVPQNSHLHYGSHSSVVHTLLQVSGFAHGSQFSNLNQPPLYHSYSSAEFGSTHEKPQSHLACNELPIRPRDSGVGSLLHGSGNNITVDNHHYGKDMSQNNHDTHIEIPFPSPLTIGSPDYATLGSPFDLGLDVQSFLDNTDFDLDFDKEMMSFFAS; encoded by the exons ATGGCTGTGATAGATGAGATTGGTGTTGATGTCAG CTCGGACATTGAAGTCGATGACATAAGGTGCGACAACATAGCAGAAAAGGATGTCAGTGATGAGGAGATTGAGCCAGAAGAATTGGAGAGACGGATGTGGAAGGACCGTATTAAGCTCAAGCGGCTCAAGGAAAGACAGAAACTTGCTGCCCTGAAAGCCGCTGAGAAGCAGAACAATAAGCAAGTTACAGATCAGGCTAGGCGGAAGAAGATGTCGAGAGCTCAGGATGGAATTTTGAAGTACATGTTGAAGCTCATGGAAGTCTGCAATGCTCGAGGATTTGTTTATGGTATCATTCCTGATAAGGGTAAACCTGTAAGTGGTGCGTCTGATAACATAAGAGCTTGGTGGAAAGAGAAGGTAAAGTTTGATAAGAACGGTCCTGCTGCAATAGCCAAGTATGAAGCAGAATGCCGTGCGAAAGGAGAGGGAGTCGGCAGCCAAAATGGTAACGCAGGAAGTGTTTTGCAAGACTTGCAAGATGCTACACTGGGGTCCCTCTTGTCTTCTTTGATGCAACATTGTGATCCACCTCAGCGGAAGTACCCGCTGGAGAAAGGCGTCTCACCACCGTGGTGGCCGACAGGAAATGAGGAATGGTGGTCTAAAACGGGACTACCCAAGGGTCAGAATCCGCCATACAAGAAGCCACATGATTTGAAGAAGATGTGGAAAGTTGGCGTTCTAACTGCTGTTATAAAGCATATGTCGCCTGATATTGCGAAGATCAGGAGATTAGTCCGCCAGTCAAAGTGTTTGCAGGACAAGATGACTGCTAAGGAGAGCTCGATCTGGTTGGCTGTTTTAAGCAGAGAGGAATCAATCCTCCAGCAACCAGGCAGTGAGAATGGATCATCTAGCATAGAGCCACCTGCTAGAAGCCGCAGTGAAAAGAAGAAACCTTCATTTAGCAGTGACAGTGTATATGATGTCGATGGCGTTGATGATGGTATTGGCTGTGTTTCATCTAAAGATGAGAGGAGAAATCAGCCATTGGATGTTCATCCTCTAAATTCCATTCCTCAATCTCACCAAAGTAAGGAGCAAGGAGATGGACGGCATAGAAGAAGAAAACGTGCTAGGTCAAATCCTACTGAGCAACAGATCCTACCATCTTTGAGACATGGTGATGACGATAGTAACTCATTACCTGATACAAACAGTTCGGGAAGCGTAAGGGAAAATGACAAGAGCGGAGCACAAAAGCCTGTAGAGAACAACATTGTGACTCAATCAGAGTTACCATTACTAGACTCGAACCTTTCATTGGTTCCATCAGCTAATGTAGTCTTTACAGAGGATGCATATATAGGCACTGGGCCATCTCTTTATCCGATGTCTCAAAACTCTGCAGTTGTCCCTTATGAAGCAGGAGCGCATCTTGGAAGTCAAGACTCTGCTGTCCAGCATCAATTTCATGACACTCAGTTCCATGGTCACCATAAAATTCCAGGAATAAACGATGTACCACAAAATTCCCATTTGCATTATGGATCTCACAGTTCTGTCGTACATACCCTACTGCAGGTTTCTGGATTTGCTCATGGATCTCAATTTTCTAACTTAAATCAACCTCCTCTGTATCACTCTTATTCTTCAGCTGAATTTGGATCCACACATGAGAAACCGCAGTCCCACTTGGCGTGCAATGAACTTCCGATTAGGCCAAGGGATTCTGGAGTTGGTTCTTTGCTTCACGGAAGCGGAAATAATATCACTGTAGACAATCATCATTATGGAAAAGACATGTCTCAGAATAACCATGATACACATATTGAGATTCCTTTTCCATCGCCACTTACTATTGGTTCACCGGATTATGCTACACTCGGCAGCCCATTTGATTTGGGGCTTGATGTCCAAAGTTTTTTAGACAATACTGATTTTGATTTAGATT